Below is a genomic region from Rana temporaria chromosome 3, aRanTem1.1, whole genome shotgun sequence.
TTTTCAGTGTTCTCGTGTGTGGAAATATGTTTTTAATCGATCTATTGTAGCAGCCATCGATGAatggcggtgtgtgtgtgtgtggggggggggggcgacattgAAGGactcggccttggggcggcaaaaggagtaaatccgggcctggacaTGAGGGGAGAGATTGATGGTTGCATTATTTACTTTGTAAGCTGCGAATTGTGACATCTCTTGCAAAACTGAGGGATACCCTCTGTGCCTCCACATGCCACTCACTTCCATCACATGCTGGTAAGTTCAGAAATCTTGCTCGACATTGTATGCTGGCAAATGTGTGGTCATTACAAAGCCTTGGAGTAGCTCACAGGTGCAAGTAGGGGAAGGATAAAACTCtgcacctaatgccgcgtacacacgattatttttcggcatgaaaaaaaaatgttgtttttcagcatgtccaaaaaacaaagtttttccaacttcatcattaaaaacgatgttgcccacacaccaccgtttttgaaaaatgatgaacaaagcgcggtgacgtacaacacgtacgacggcactctaaaggggaagttctattcgcctttgggctgcttttagctgattccttgttaggaaaagatgatttgcgcttttttggctgttacagcgtgatgaatgtgcttactccattatgaatggtagttttaccagaacgagcgctcccgtctcataacttgcttctgagcatgcgcaggtttaatacgtcgttttagcccacacacgatcattttttacaacccgaaaaacatatttttttaaaacgacgtgaaaaaaatgcagcatgttcgattttttttttttgtcgtttttcagaagatgaaaaacgatgtgaaacccacacacgatcactttaaatgatgtttttaaaaacgtttttctttttcatgccgaaaaatgatcgtgtgtacgataaGTGTTAAGGATGCTTTACTGCTTTACTGCTTATGCAACCTGTTTATTCTGCTCTAATGAGTGTCTGGAACATACCCCAACATTTATAGCCACACGTAGGACTCCTTTGCCTTAATCCAATCATCATGAAATCAGTGGTGCCAACCTACCGCAGCATTTTTTTCTGACAAAAAACATGGACAATTTACTGACTGAGCACATTTTTAACTGGCAACTTAAAAAACTCCTATTAAAAACTTAGACAACCCATATTTAAACCATATAAACACAAtgtggaaacactgacaatacgcATAACGAGTAAtttgcctgattcacacctaaacATTCAACACAACATGACAAATGATCAATCCCTGATATTTAcagacaattgtaaaaaaaaatcactgatttttacaaactgtacaTAAACTTACGGTTGGCAACTATGCATGAAATGTGTCAAGGAAGATTCTAATTGTCGGAGATCGGAGATGTGAAAGCTTGTGAAACCACCCATTGCTAATTCCTTAATCCAATCTAATTGTGCCAGGAGAGGTGTTAAAATGGCATTATATGTGAATGACCCCTTTTAGGTATGGTTGAGAACTTTATCATCCCTTTATTTCACTGGGACCACATTGCCTAAATTCCAGTTTAAACCTAATTTTCAGACTTTTAAAGTAGGTGATAATGCTGTTGAATAACACTGCAAGGTTCTTGTGCTAATGTGTGTGTGAATTTTGGTGATATTACAGTTTAAGAAAGCGGGAAGCATGTGCCAACATAGCTTTCATGAGTGTGACCTTCCAGACACATGTAATGGGAAATCCAATCGCTGTCTCGATTTGTTCAAAAAAGATGGCACCTCTTGTATGGATGGCCAAGGGTATTGTCTGCATGGAAAGTGTCCAACAATGAAAAAACAGTGCATTGACCTGTGGGGTTCAGGTAACTAAGAGTGGCCATCATCTTCAATGTATGTGTGTCTTAAAAATATGCATACTGAACAGATATTTCACAAACATAAACTTGTATTGACAAGGACAGCTGTACTGTAGGTATATATGTATGATTCAATTCCAAATGTACAACGAGAATAGGTAGAACTACGAGGTGTAGTATGAGGGagcaggtttaaccacttaaggaccgcctcctgcacatatacgtcagcagaatggcagggctgggcacaaacacgtatgggtacgtcctctttaagcgcccagccgaagctctgtgaccgcggccgcgggacccgcggacccgatcgccgcaggtgtcccgcaatcggtcacaggagctgaagaacagggagaggtgtctaaacacaccttccccgttcttcacagtggcagtgtcattggtcgtctgttccctgatatagggaaagacgatcaatgatgtcacacgtccagccccgccccctcggGTCCCGCGATCAAGGAGCTTTGGCTGGgcgcttaaagaggacgtacccatacgtgattgtgcccagccaaagctccgcggccgcgggacccgtggaccagatcgccgccggtgtcccgcgatcggtcacaggagctgaagaacggggagaggtgtgtgtaaacacaccttccccattcttcacagtggcagtgtcattgatcgtctgttccctgatatagggaaagacaatcaatgacgtcacatgtccagccccgccccctacagttagaaacacatataaggtcacacttaacccctacagcgccccctagtggttaattcctaaactgcaattataattttcacagtaatcaatgcatttttatagcattttttgctgtgaaaatgacaatggtcccaaaaatgtgtccgccatgatgtcagtcatgaaaaaaaaaatgctgatcgccgccattagcagtaaaaaacaaattattaataaaaatgccataaaactatcccatattttgtaaacgctatgaattttgcacaaaccaatcgttaaacacttattgcgtttttttttccaaaaataggtagaagaatacgtatcggcctaaactgagggaaaaaaatgtttttttaatatctttttttggggatatttattatagcaaaaaatattgttttttttccctaaatttttgctctatttctgtttatagcgcaaaaaataaaaaccgcagaggtgatcaaataccaccaaaagaaagctatatttgtgggaaaaaaaggacgccaattttgtttgagagccacgtcgcacgactgcgcaattgtcagttaaagcgacgcagtgccgaatcgcaaaaaggggcaaggtccttaacctgcatattggtccgggtcttaagtggttaaagtgaaaaccTGTTAAATGATGTGTGACTTAAAAATCAGTTGAAATTAATTAATGATCTGTCAATTGACAAATACAGGTCATTATTAAACAGTTGGCAGGTACAAGTGTTTAGATAAAAGACAATACAATCATTTAGAACAATGTTTTGCAAGCTTCAGTCAGCCGTGTACCATCCTCTTTGCCACAACAAAGTTCTGTTGATGAAGATAGTGGAAGAAATAGGAAAAATGAGGACCAAATGCTGTGCAGTAGTAACCACTCCATGGGAAACAAAGACAGGAAATTAGTCAGCTGCTGCTTGTCAGAGCATCCCTATGCAGCTACCATCTCGTAGCCATACCTCCCTTCTATTCTAATGGCTTATAGCACTCTGGTTGCCATACTCGGCCCCAATTTGCTGGCAACTCATGCTCTGAAAAGTCTATCACCATTCATTCTCTTGTCCATGGAGTCACTGGGGAACTCAAGCATGGTGAACAAAAACTATGAGAGTCTATGttaattttaattgtttttaaacctTGTTTGTctttaaaatgcacatttttgagagtttttttaatctttgtttttcaaaataaaatgta
It encodes:
- the LOC120933092 gene encoding zinc metalloproteinase-disintegrin-like batroxstatin-2 gives rise to the protein MCQHSFHECDLPDTCNGKSNRCLDLFKKDGTSCMDGQGYCLHGKCPTMKKQCIDLWGSDALVGSDRCFDYNLEGINYGYCTKSGDIYLKCSTP